From a single Pseudorasbora parva isolate DD20220531a chromosome 15, ASM2467924v1, whole genome shotgun sequence genomic region:
- the atp6v1d gene encoding V-type proton ATPase subunit D, whose amino-acid sequence MSGKERIDVFPSRMAQTIMKARLKGAQTGRSLLKKKADALSMRFRQILRKIIETKTLMGEVMREAAFSLAEAKFAAGDFSTTVIQNVNKAQVKVRAKKDNVAGVTLPVFEHYQEGGDSYELTGLARGGEQLSRLKRNYAKAVELLVELASLQTSFVTLDEAIKITNRRVNAIEHVIIPRIERTLTYIITELDEREREEFYRLKKIQEKKKQLRERTEKEIAVRLAALGPIAEPTNMLAEEADEDLLFE is encoded by the exons ATGTCTGGAAAAGAGCGGATCGACGTGTTTCCCTCTAGAAT GGCTCAGACCATAATGAAAGCTCGGCTGAAAGGCGCTCAGACGGGCCGCAGTTTGCTGAAGAAGAAAGCTGATGCTCTGTCCATGCGCTTTCGCCAGATTCTTAGAAAAATCATTGAG ACTAAGACGCTGATGGGCGAGGTGATGAGGGAAGCCGCCTTCTCATTGGCTGAGGCTAAGTTTGCAGCTGGAGACTTCAG CACTACAGTCATTCAGAACGTCAACAAGGCCCAGGTGAAGGTCAGGGCCAAGAAGGACAACGTGGCAG GAGTCACTCTTCCGGTGTTTGAGCATTACCAGGAGGGAGGAGACA GCTATGAGCTGACCGGTCTGGCCCGAGGTGGAGAGCAGCTGTCTCGTCTGAAGAGAAACTACGCCAAAGCAGTCGAGCTTCTCGTAGAGCTGGCCTCGCTGCAG ACCTCTTTTGTGACACTGGACGAGGCCATCAAGATCACAAACCGTCGTGTGAATGCCATCGAGCATG TGATTATTCCCAGGATCGAGCGCACACTCACGTACATCATTACTGAGCTGGATGAACGGGAGCGAGAGGAATTCTACAG GCTTAAGAAGATCCAGGAGAAGAAGAAACAGCTCCGTGAGAGGACGGAGAAGGAGATCGCTGTACGCTTGGCTGCTTTGGGCCCGATCGCGGAGCCCACCAACATGCTGGCCGAAGAGGCTGACGAGGACCTGCTGTTTGAATGA
- the LOC137041664 gene encoding proteoglycan 4-like, with translation MASPEDVGAKRQMFYEIECVIEDCDTEVGYKPLSDSDELDDSAEEEEPREEDIDSSEEWEPLGRSKLKRNASSSPSSSLPRRRGRPPKSALSPSSTAPVMGSTPKTTPSFSLPRRRGRPPKEKAQIKFFPKPSSYATIVPKPPPFATLIPNSASGIKFDPNSAPTFTLGSNFTPINLSSPTSSIKLSPNSTPILIPNATSTFKLSPNSTSASNPAPIAALICSPTPTGLLLNGDTNEIKIVKEEEPWEENVEASEEDLSVPLEESLDGSESPNAKRQRLSSTFPPAVMPQTLMHTQKTTPSPLPELAPIATSDYAPTTKLSFQPIPTTSDEPLIPATEHTHTTKPDPNPNPAHIRPQVDIDIDLDGDSDEISDPGREEELWEDDVDSGEDWNLLLESSSVLAQSTRRGNPLTPTSPRKKLSISTFEPSPEATPTNEGTIQPTPEATPTTIHSSTLKATPSIKATPTTIHNSTLEATPIPSPAPPLTGRVGRPRKQVLKPTLSPESIPEMAPTTIYNPKPTSDLTPIAISDSTLTLSLKPASANSEPASSTNAIPQPTRERSKPASSFYSLRQARGRLFSALNSPWVKVENGSKPEKWLDINDEDEEPVLPNFSPKCPPGPQLMTDSTYTPLQLFQLFFTSSTVKTIVRNTNSNAEKRAKAGNKFLWAPLTVVEFYSYMALVVYMGLVKAKSIADYWAQKQMYNFPYPQSVMSRARFQAISWNLYLCDLQEDEENNKKKGTPGYDRLFKIKPLYTDILSACKKHFHPNREISADERKVTTKDGIGLKRCMNDKPTTCGYRLFILTDSSCGYTWNFFVYGGKTSTSSGKGAGYDSVMRLLDYKDLGRGYRLYTDNFYTSPSLFLGLLRNGILACGALRHISSLPKTNDLSRRSERGSIRWCRQGPLLFVKWMDAREVLMCSTIHKAFSGDTVTKNAKGSDGVWKTRPIPVPSAVKDYNKYMGGVDLSDSLIEYYNVLHKATNWYKSFFFHFLDIAVVNSFILHQHLAKAQNKSPLAPKLFRETLVSELARAGRGKNPSAPAAKNPSTSASTSPVAIRKSPHVPSTPIESNLYSSPDTETSPSPSPAQTEQCYPEYFSSDVSQGSRVCVMCKLQGRKIKTPIYCSHCKVPLCCVQSRNCFKKWHLEGHPEES, from the exons ATGGCATCGCCGGAGGATGTCGGAGCAAAAAGGCAAATGTTTTATGAAATCGAGTGTGTGATAGAAGATTGCGACACTGAAGTAGGATACAAGCCTCTGTCAGACAGCGATGAGCTCGACGATTCGGCTGAGGAGGAGGAACCGCGGGAAGAAGA TATTGATTCTTCTGAAGAATGGGAGCCTCTCGGGCGTTCAAAACTAAAGAGGAACGCATCCTCCTCGCCTTCATCATCCTTGCCACGGCGAAGAGGACGACCGCCTAAAAGTGCTTTGAGTCCATCCTCAACGGCACCAGTGATGGGCAGCACACCTAAAACCACACCATCTTTCTCTTTACCCCGACGGAGAGGCAGACCCCCGAAAGAGAAAGCTCAAATCAAGTTCTTTCCTAAACCCTCCTCGTACGCCACAATAGTCCCTAAACCCCCACCTTTTGCCACGCTGATCCCCAATTCTGCATCCGGGATTAAATTTGACCCTAACTCTGCACCCACGTTTACACTTGGCTCTAATTTCACTCCTATAAACCTTTCCAGTCCCACATCCTCCATTAAACTGAGCCCTAATTCTACACCCATACTCATCCCGAATGCCACATCCACTTTCAAACTCAGCCCGAACTCCACATCCGCTTCGAATCCGGCACCGATTGCCGCACTCATCTGTTCACCGACACCAACGGGGCTGCTGTTAAACGGTGACACCAACGAGATCAAGATAGTGAAGGAAGAGGAACCATGGGAAGAAAA TGTGGAAGCTTCTGAAGAAGATTTGTCAGTTCCCCTGGAAGAAAGCCTAGATGGTTCAGAATCACCGAATGCAAAGAGGCAGCGGCTCTCATCCACATTCCCTCCAGCAGTCATGCCACAAACCTTAATGCACACCCAAAAAACTACCCCTAGTCCTCTGCCTGAACTTGCACCCATAGCCACTTCTGATTATGCACCCACCACTAAACTCAGCTTTCAACCCATTCCCACAACCTCTGATGAACCATTGATACCCgccactgaacacacacacaccacaaaacCTGATCCCAACCCTAATCCTGCACATATCCGGCCTCAGGTCGACATCGACATCGACCTTGATGGTGACAGCGATGAGATCAGTGATCCGGGAAGAGAAGAGGAACTGTGGGAAGACGA TGTTGATTCTGGTGAAGATTGGAATCTTCTACTGGAAAGTTCATCTGTATTGGCTCAATCAACTCGGAGAGGCAACCCCCTTACACCTACCTCACCACGAAAGAAACTCTCTATATCCACCTTCGAACCTTCTCCtgaagccacacccaccaatgAAGGCACCATTCAACCTACCCCTGAAGCCACTCCCACAACCATCCATAGTTCCACTCTTAAAGCCACACCCTCCATTAAAGCCACTCCCACAACCATCCATAATTCCACTCTTGAAGCCACACCCATCCCTAGTCCAGCACCACCCTTAACGGGACGGGTAGGCCGGCCACGTAAGCAGGTTTTAAAACCCACCCTCTCTCCTGAATCTATCCCTGAAATGGCTCCTACAACCATCTATAATCCGAAACCAACTTCTGATTTGACTCCCATAGCCATTTCTGATTCCACCCTAACATTAAGTTTGAAGCCTGCGTCTGCCAACTCTGAACCCGCATCTAGCACTAACGCTATCCCTCAACCGACTAGAGAGAGATCGAAGCCTGCCTCGTCTTTTTATTCACTGAGGCAAGCCAGAGGCAGGTTGTTTTCTGCTTTGAATTCTCCCTGGGTGAAAGTTGAAAATGGCAGTAAGCCAGAGAAGTGGCTTGACATCAATGATGAGGATGAGGAGCCGGTACTACCGAATTTCTCCCCCAAGTGTCCTCCAGGTCCACAGCTCATGACGGACTCAACATATACCCCTTTACAGTTGTTCCAATTGTTTTTCACCAGCTCTACAGTCAAGACAATCGTCAGAAACACTAATAGCAATGCAGAAAAGAGGGCAAAAGCTGGAAACAAGTTCCTCTGGGCACCTCTAACCGTAGTTGAGTTTTACTCGTATATGGCGTTAGTTGTCTACATGGGTCTAGTGAAAGCCAAATCTATTGCGGACTACTGGGCACAAAAGCAAATGTACAATTTCCCCTACCCACAATCCGTCATGTCCCGAGCAAGGTTTCAAGCCATCTCCTGGAATCTTTACCTTTGTGATCTTCAGGAAGATGAGGAGAACAACAAAAAGAAAGGCACCCCAGGTTATGACAGACTGTTTAAAATCAAACCTCTGTATACAGACATTCTTTCAGCGTGTAAGAAACACTTTCACCCCAACAGAGAGATTTCGGCAGATGAGAGAAAGGTCACTACCAAAGATGGGATTGGACTGAAGCGATGTATGAATGACAAACCAACTACATGTGGTTACAGACTCTTCATTCTCACCGATTCATCGTGTGGGTACACCTGGAATTTCTTTGTGTATGGAGGAAAGACTTCTACGTCATCGGGGAAAGGCGCCGGGTACGATTCGGTAATGAGACTACTGGATTACAAAGACCTCGGCAGAGGTTATAGGTTATACACAGACAATTTCTACACCAGCCCATCTCTTTTCTTGGGTTTGTTGCGAAACGGCATCCTGGCTTGTGGCGCTTTGCGTCACATCTCCAGTTTACCGAAAACCAACGACCTGAGCCGAAGATCTGAAAGAGGATCCATTCGCTGGTGTCGACAAGGTCCTCTTCTGTTTGTCAAATGGATGGACGCGAGAGAAGTCCTCATGTGTTCCACAATTCACAAGGCGTTCTCAGGGGATACAGTCACCAAGAATGCCAAGGGTTCCGATGGTGTGTGGAAAACGCGTCCAATCCCTGTTCCATCTGCTGTGAAGGACTACAACAAATATATGGGAGGTGTCGATCTCTCGGATTCCCTTATAGAGTATTATAATGTCCTCCACAAGGCCACGAATTGGTACAAGTCcttcttcttccattttctcgACATTGCAGTGGTCAACAGTTTCATCCTTCACCAACATTTGGCGAAAGCCCAGAACAAGAGCCCTCTCGCTCCTAAATTGTTCAGGGAAACGCTTGTGTCTGAGTTGGCACGTGCTGGCAGAGGCAAGAATCCTTCTGCACCCGCTGCCAAAAATCCCTCAACATCTGCGTCCACCTCGCCGGTCGCCATAAGGAAGTCGCCACATGTGCCTTCCACCCCCATTGAATCGAACTTATACTCGTCACCCGACACTGAGACATCTCCTTCACCCTCGCCCGCACAGACGGAGCAATGCTATCCGGAGTATTTCAGTTCAGACGTTTCGCAAGGGAGTAGAGTGTGTGTCATGTGCAAACTACAAGGGCGTAAAATCAAAACTCCCATATACTGCTCCCACTGCAAGGTGCCGTTGTGCTGCGTTCAGTCACGCAACTGCTTCAAGAAATGGCACTTAGAGGGACACCCGGAAGAGTCGTAG